A window of Candidatus Firestonebacteria bacterium RIFOXYD2_FULL_39_29 contains these coding sequences:
- a CDS encoding N-acetylglucosamine-6-phosphate deacetylase, whose translation MRDILLKNCYVFAPEIIPGKKDILVKDGRIKCISGKIKAKGIPVLDCRGKIAVPGFIDVHVQGAGGVDIFDGTLLAFKKISKALASSGTTSYLATTALTPDTKQEHLRAIADFLKYSNNEGAEMLGTHLEGPFINIKKKGMIRSDGIMRPSNKIMEIIEEASEGTLKMMTIAPELRGALSLIKRLKKSGVVASAGHTMASYEEAKAGIKAGISHATHLFNAMPSLHHRAPGVLGAIAEDKNVTVQVIADGIHLHPSVLRLIYKIFGADRICLITDGLSSLGLGDGEYIYHGIKYKNIKGTCYYYNGTLVGTALPLNLAAKRMMDYTGAAFEEIVSMLSTVPAKVLGKKNKGRISTGKDADIAIVDGKFNVYTVIVEGKIAFKK comes from the coding sequence ATGAGAGATATTTTACTTAAGAACTGTTATGTTTTTGCGCCTGAAATAATACCGGGAAAAAAAGATATTCTGGTTAAAGATGGCAGGATTAAGTGTATTTCCGGAAAAATAAAGGCAAAAGGAATTCCTGTCCTTGACTGCCGGGGGAAGATTGCTGTTCCGGGATTTATTGATGTCCATGTTCAAGGTGCTGGAGGGGTTGATATATTTGACGGGACACTGCTTGCTTTTAAAAAAATATCGAAAGCACTTGCTTCTTCAGGTACAACATCTTATCTTGCCACTACAGCATTGACTCCGGATACAAAACAAGAACATTTGAGGGCAATCGCGGATTTTTTGAAATATTCTAATAATGAAGGTGCGGAAATGCTGGGGACTCATCTTGAGGGGCCGTTTATTAATATCAAAAAGAAAGGTATGATTCGATCTGACGGAATTATGCGCCCTTCTAATAAAATAATGGAAATAATTGAAGAGGCTTCGGAAGGCACGCTAAAAATGATGACTATTGCTCCTGAGTTAAGAGGGGCTCTTTCTCTTATAAAAAGGCTTAAAAAATCAGGGGTTGTGGCTTCTGCCGGGCATACTATGGCTTCGTATGAAGAAGCAAAAGCCGGAATCAAGGCAGGAATTAGTCATGCCACGCACCTTTTTAATGCAATGCCGTCCTTGCATCACAGGGCGCCGGGTGTGCTAGGGGCTATTGCTGAGGATAAAAATGTAACAGTGCAGGTTATAGCTGACGGCATACATCTTCATCCTTCGGTGCTTAGACTGATTTACAAAATATTCGGTGCGGACAGGATATGTCTTATTACCGACGGACTCTCTTCCCTCGGTCTGGGCGATGGTGAATACATCTATCACGGTATAAAATATAAAAACATCAAGGGAACCTGCTACTATTACAATGGTACTCTGGTGGGAACCGCGCTTCCTCTCAATCTGGCGGCAAAAAGAATGATGGATTATACAGGTGCTGCTTTTGAAGAAATAGTGAGTATGCTGAGTACCGTACCTGCGAAGGTTCTTGGAAAAAAGAATAAAGGCCGGATAAGCACGGGCAAAGATGCCGATATTGCAATTGTTGACGGAAAATTCAATGTTTACACGGTGATAGTTGAGGGAAAAATTGCTTTTAAAAAATAG
- a CDS encoding 2-oxoisovalerate dehydrogenase, translating to MGKEIIFIVEDSQEGGYEARALGFSIFTQAETMVELRESVKDAVRCHFDAKEIPSIIRLHMVKDEVLTA from the coding sequence ATGGGTAAAGAAATCATTTTCATAGTAGAGGATTCTCAAGAAGGCGGATACGAGGCAAGAGCTCTCGGTTTCTCTATTTTTACACAAGCTGAGACTATGGTTGAGTTAAGAGAGTCTGTTAAAGATGCCGTAAGATGTCATTTTGATGCAAAAGAAATACCGAGCATTATACGGTTGCATATGGTAAAGGATGAGGTTTTGACGGCGTGA
- a CDS encoding beta-glucosidase encodes MKKGAKVLKFPKGFLWGAACSSFQAEGAWKEDGKSESIWDVFSKKPGIVKGGSDAKIAIDHYHRYKSDIKIMADLGFKVYRLSTSWSRIVPGGTGKVNEKGLDFYDRYIDELLKYGIKPFVNLYHWDMPNVQEQKGGFRNKETAHAFAKYSVAVVKRLGDRVKNWTTFNEIKHIWEGCYNSDWNAPGLHLSEKINNQVLHNTHLAHGLAVNAMRAYSTNDINIGLVHAMWIRMPRDPENKKDLRAAEKCFLDKNSRLLDPIYKGEYPDCMWKKGAEPGINKEEMKIISTPLEFFGLNVYGGCDVKYNSKNKSGWEEILFDPDTPVTAMNWGVTPKAMYWGIKHIWDNYNIKKLYISENGASYTDTITHDGRIHDTDRINFLNQYMSEMHRAIKDGYKVDGYFLWSLFDNFEWAQGYTQRFGCVYVDYPTQKRIWKDSAYWYKSVMKSNGIRI; translated from the coding sequence ATGAAAAAGGGCGCAAAAGTATTGAAATTTCCGAAAGGTTTTCTCTGGGGCGCGGCGTGTTCTTCCTTTCAGGCAGAGGGGGCATGGAAAGAGGATGGGAAAAGCGAGTCAATCTGGGATGTCTTCTCAAAAAAACCGGGTATTGTAAAGGGCGGGTCTGATGCAAAAATAGCGATAGACCATTACCATCGTTATAAATCGGATATTAAGATAATGGCTGATTTAGGCTTCAAGGTTTACAGGCTTTCAACTTCCTGGTCAAGGATAGTCCCCGGAGGAACCGGAAAAGTTAACGAAAAGGGGTTGGATTTCTATGACAGGTATATTGATGAGCTTTTAAAATACGGCATAAAGCCGTTCGTGAACCTTTATCACTGGGATATGCCTAATGTGCAGGAACAAAAAGGCGGATTCAGGAATAAAGAAACAGCTCACGCATTCGCGAAATATTCTGTTGCGGTTGTGAAAAGACTTGGAGACCGCGTTAAAAATTGGACTACCTTTAACGAAATAAAACATATTTGGGAGGGATGTTACAACAGCGACTGGAACGCTCCCGGCCTTCATCTTTCCGAAAAAATTAATAACCAGGTGCTTCATAATACTCATCTGGCTCATGGTCTTGCTGTAAATGCAATGAGGGCTTATTCTACAAACGATATAAATATAGGCCTTGTTCATGCGATGTGGATAAGGATGCCAAGAGACCCTGAGAACAAAAAAGATCTGCGGGCTGCTGAGAAATGTTTTCTGGATAAAAACAGCCGGCTTTTGGATCCGATATACAAAGGTGAATATCCTGATTGTATGTGGAAGAAAGGGGCCGAGCCGGGAATAAACAAAGAGGAGATGAAAATAATTTCTACGCCTCTGGAATTTTTCGGGCTTAATGTATACGGCGGTTGTGACGTGAAATATAATTCCAAAAATAAGTCCGGCTGGGAAGAGATACTTTTTGATCCGGATACTCCAGTTACTGCTATGAACTGGGGCGTTACACCCAAAGCAATGTATTGGGGAATCAAGCATATTTGGGATAATTATAATATTAAGAAATTGTATATCTCGGAGAATGGTGCGTCTTATACCGACACTATAACACACGACGGAAGAATTCATGACACTGATAGAATTAACTTCCTTAACCAATATATGTCTGAGATGCACAGAGCAATTAAGGATGGTTACAAAGTTGACGGTTATTTTCTCTGGTCACTTTTTGATAACTTTGAATGGGCTCAGGGGTATACGCAGAGGTTTGGTTGTGTTTATGTGGATTATCCGACCCAGAAAAGAATCTGGAAAGACAGTGCGTACTGGTACAAGTCGGTTATGAAAAGCAATGGGATAAGGATCTGA
- a CDS encoding leucine dehydrogenase has translation MKIIKEMKERGHESIIFCQDRESGLKAIIAVHNTVLGPALGGTRMWNYENETLALEDVLRLSKGMTYKSAAAGIGLGGGKAVIIGDPHKAKSESLFRVFGKFINMLNGKYITAEDVGTSVADMLNIRKETKFVAGLPESCGSSGDPSPFTAYGVYCGIKAGAKEVYGKDSLKGKTVAIQGLGNVGYSLAKHLHAEGAKLIVYDIRKDRLKKAGKEFKAKIIREENEIFNAECDIFSPCALGGILNDKTIPGLKCRLIAGAANNQLLFEERHGEMLDKKKIIYITDFVINAGGIINIFAEIEGKYNARKAKADVSKIYQNVERMLALAKKKNITTYSSAVLMAEERLNRRKKS, from the coding sequence GTGAAAATAATTAAAGAAATGAAAGAAAGAGGTCATGAAAGCATAATATTTTGTCAGGATAGGGAATCCGGTCTTAAAGCTATTATAGCTGTCCATAATACTGTTTTGGGACCTGCTCTCGGCGGGACAAGGATGTGGAATTATGAAAACGAGACCCTGGCGTTGGAAGATGTACTAAGGTTGTCAAAAGGCATGACCTATAAATCTGCAGCTGCAGGAATAGGGCTGGGCGGCGGGAAAGCGGTTATAATTGGAGATCCGCATAAAGCAAAAAGTGAAAGTTTATTCAGAGTTTTTGGAAAATTTATTAATATGTTGAACGGCAAATATATTACTGCGGAAGATGTTGGAACTTCGGTAGCTGATATGCTGAATATAAGAAAAGAGACAAAATTTGTCGCCGGATTACCGGAAAGTTGCGGCAGCAGCGGAGATCCTTCTCCTTTTACGGCTTACGGGGTATATTGCGGTATTAAGGCGGGAGCAAAAGAAGTTTACGGCAAAGATAGTCTTAAAGGAAAGACAGTTGCCATTCAGGGTTTGGGAAATGTCGGGTACTCTCTTGCAAAGCACTTGCATGCTGAAGGAGCTAAATTAATAGTATATGATATCAGAAAAGACAGGCTCAAAAAGGCAGGGAAGGAATTTAAAGCGAAAATCATTCGGGAAGAAAATGAAATCTTTAATGCCGAATGTGATATATTCTCCCCCTGTGCTCTTGGAGGCATATTAAATGATAAAACTATTCCCGGGCTGAAATGCAGGTTGATAGCGGGCGCGGCAAACAATCAATTGCTCTTTGAGGAAAGACACGGCGAAATGCTGGATAAGAAAAAGATAATATATATAACTGATTTTGTAATAAATGCCGGAGGAATTATTAATATCTTTGCGGAGATAGAAGGAAAATATAACGCGCGAAAAGCCAAAGCTGATGTGTCTAAGATTTATCAAAATGTCGAAAGGATGCTTGCTTTGGCAAAAAAGAAGAACATAACAACATATTCTTCGGCTGTTTTGATGGCGGAAGAAAGGCTGAACAGGAGAAAAAAGTCATGA
- a CDS encoding acetolactate synthase small subunit, with product MKKREHTISGLVRNGSGVLFRVAEVFAKEKINIKSLSVGETENEKIARMTIVVYDEERKIKLAEEKINNIKEVIAVDDLTIEDIIDRELALIKVSSKKDNVPQIMQIVEIYKASVVGVGNTTITIEITGEKGKIAGLIKLLTPFGIKSVARTGKIAVRRGDEI from the coding sequence ATGAAAAAAAGAGAGCATACGATTTCCGGACTGGTTAGAAACGGATCCGGGGTTTTATTCCGGGTTGCGGAAGTATTTGCGAAAGAAAAAATAAATATAAAAAGTCTTTCCGTGGGAGAAACAGAAAACGAAAAGATAGCAAGAATGACGATAGTTGTATATGATGAGGAAAGAAAGATAAAATTAGCCGAAGAAAAAATAAACAACATTAAAGAGGTGATAGCTGTAGATGATTTAACAATAGAGGATATTATTGACAGGGAGCTGGCATTGATAAAAGTCAGCAGTAAAAAAGATAATGTTCCGCAGATTATGCAAATTGTTGAAATTTATAAGGCAAGTGTTGTTGGAGTCGGGAATACTACAATTACTATTGAGATAACGGGGGAAAAAGGGAAAATAGCCGGACTTATAAAACTTTTGACCCCTTTTGGAATAAAAAGTGTTGCGAGAACCGGAAAGATAGCGGTGAGAAGAGGCGATGAGATCTAG
- a CDS encoding butyrate kinase, with product MKNNLNILVINPGSTSTKVALFKGEKNHKSFEFSHDTELFQKYSSILQQLEYRFELIIKFVKENIDPEEIDAVIGRGGLLKPLRGGVYKINETMLGDLSTARHGEHACNLGAILAFKFSKMHKIPAFISDPVTVDELAPEARITGSALFKKVSVFHALNQKSIAKSFSENIGKSYEKINLIVVHIGGGISVGVHKKGRVIDVNNALEEGPFTPERSGSLPTAQLVKLCYSGKYSEKEMSKILVGKGGLVSHLGTSDCRIIEKRILKGDKKAKLIYKAMGYSIAKYIGAASTVLNGKLEAIILTGGGAKSRLLVHHIKERVKFIAPVKIYAGENELASLASGALRALEGKERILTYK from the coding sequence ATGAAAAATAATCTTAATATTTTGGTAATTAATCCCGGATCAACTTCGACAAAGGTAGCTTTGTTTAAAGGAGAAAAAAACCATAAAAGTTTTGAGTTTTCTCATGATACTGAACTGTTTCAAAAGTACTCTTCTATCCTTCAGCAGCTGGAATACAGATTTGAGCTGATCATAAAATTTGTAAAAGAAAATATTGACCCGGAAGAAATCGATGCTGTTATCGGACGAGGCGGTCTGCTAAAGCCGTTAAGAGGCGGTGTATATAAAATTAACGAAACAATGCTTGGGGATCTTTCTACCGCGAGACATGGGGAACATGCCTGCAATTTGGGAGCAATTCTGGCTTTTAAGTTTTCTAAAATGCATAAGATACCAGCTTTTATCTCTGATCCTGTGACAGTGGATGAATTGGCTCCGGAAGCCAGAATAACAGGTTCAGCTCTCTTTAAAAAAGTAAGCGTGTTCCATGCTTTAAACCAGAAATCCATAGCGAAGAGTTTTTCGGAGAATATCGGAAAATCCTATGAAAAAATAAATTTAATTGTTGTTCATATTGGCGGCGGAATATCCGTAGGCGTTCATAAAAAAGGAAGAGTAATAGATGTAAACAATGCTTTAGAGGAGGGGCCTTTTACTCCGGAAAGAAGCGGGTCTTTACCGACGGCTCAGCTGGTAAAATTATGTTATTCCGGTAAATACAGTGAAAAAGAAATGTCGAAAATTCTGGTAGGTAAAGGCGGACTTGTTTCCCATCTCGGTACCAGCGATTGCAGGATAATAGAAAAACGTATTTTAAAAGGTGATAAAAAAGCAAAATTAATATACAAAGCGATGGGGTATAGTATTGCAAAATATATTGGAGCGGCCTCGACGGTATTAAACGGAAAATTAGAAGCCATAATACTGACAGGCGGGGGAGCAAAAAGCCGACTCTTAGTGCATCACATCAAGGAAAGAGTAAAATTTATAGCTCCTGTCAAAATTTATGCCGGAGAAAATGAGCTGGCGTCCCTGGCTTCCGGTGCCTTGAGAGCATTGGAAGGGAAAGAACGAATACTCACGTATAAATAG